The Oncorhynchus kisutch isolate 150728-3 unplaced genomic scaffold, Okis_V2 Okis01b-Okis20b_hom, whole genome shotgun sequence genome contains the following window.
AACTACGTATAAAtacctttccacactgggaggaAGATATATTTATCTTGTGTCTTGTCTGTATTGAGTTTATTCCATCGTTGGAAACAAGTGATTTTCACTTTAGCGCTTTACCCCCTGGGTTGTACTCGTACTCAGTGCATCTTTTCCCCCTAATAAATCAATCAATTGTTTTTAATGGATGCATTTTCTAACCGTTTCTtttcacactgggagcattggaaaTGCTGATCTCCTGTGTGTACTCTTGTGTGTTTTTAGTGTGCTTAACCtggtaaaaccctttccacactgagagcattGGAAcggtttttctcctgtgtgtgttgtcaTGTGATCTTTCAGATGTGATGACTGGATgaatctctttccacactgagagcattGGAACGGCCTCTGCCTCTCTACTAAATGGGTTCTTTCATGTGATTTCAGGACCCTTAATGCGGAAAAGGTATTTTGACACTGGGAGCAGCGAtatggcttctctccagtgtgtgtcctctcatgcgtTTTCATGGACCCTAACTGGGTAAAAGTCTTTCCACACAGGGAGCAGTGGAAATGATTATCTCTTGTATGTGTCCTCTCGTGCTTTTTCAGGGCccctaactgggtaaaactctttccacactgggagcagtgaaaATTCTTCTCTCCAGTATGTGTtctctcatgtgttttcagggcccctaactgggtaaaatgctttccacacagggagcagtggaaaggcttctctcctgtgtgtattcgctcATGCGTTTTCAGGGAACCTATccgggtaaaactctttccacacaggGTGCAGTGAAAatgcttctctcctgtgtgcgtcctctcatgtattttcagggcagctaactgggtaaaactctttccacacagggagcagtggaaaggcttctctcctgtgtgtattcgctcATGCATTTTCAGATTCCctaactgagtaaaactctttccacactgtgagcagtggtaaggcttttctcctgtatgTACTCTTTGATGAACTTTTAGACTCCTTAAATtaataaaactctttccacactgtgagcagtggtaaggcttttctcctgtatgTACTCTTTGATGAACTTTTAGACTCCTTAAATtaataaaactctttccacaatgggagcaGTGGTGTGGTCTCGCTGGTTTGGCCATCTTTGGGTCTGGTTGCCCTGAAGTACTCTTTCCTCTGTCCGAGTGAGAGTCTGGTCTCGCTCCTGCCAAAGACCATTTTTTAAAAAGTTTAATACTAAAAACATGGATGTTTTTTTGACTATACAGTGTTTTTTTACAATTACAAGCTTATCTTTGGGGTTCTGAGGGGTATACTACGACACTAGAGAGATCTAGtcagggttttctaaagctagccagcttcagttagcttcacattccagctcaggcttcatcccATATTATAAAGGTGAATATTGATCCTGCAGCTGCACAAAGACCATAACACAAACAACTTTTAATGAATTTTTCTGAAAGCTGGTTAACAGTTGCTGTACTCCTATTGTTGTTCATTAGTTCAACTTGTCTTTCTAAAGCCTAAAGATCGTTTCTAATCTCCCTAATCTTTCTAATCTACTCTTGTATTAGAAAGGTACAGATGGTGAAACCCCAAAAAAACAGAATCACCTGGATGAAGGAAGGACAACAATATGACAATGCCCCGGCCCGAACTGCATGAGTAGTCGGCCAGTAGTCATCTTCTTGTCCTTCATTTGTTTGCCCAGATCTTctatccttgatatccttcaaccctgatcttcttcttctctctctctgcatcaaaAACTACCTGTCTACTTTAAACATTCTGCAGAGAGTACAGAGGTTTCTAGTTGTTCTTAATGATTTCATCTTGGTAAAGGCcactatgaataatatgcataactGTAGTTTGAGTACTTAAATCTGAAGTAAAGACATTCATGCTCAGGTTTATATCAACACACAATCTCCATGTGTTTCAATGCAAactgggcttaataggagcaacctgggcttaataggagcaacctgggcttaataggagcaacctgggcttaataggagcaacctgggcttaataggagcaacctgggcttaataggagcaacctgggcttaataggagcaacctgggcttaataggagcaacctgggcttaataggagcatactgggcttaataggaacatactgggcttaataggagcaacctgggcttaataggagcaacctgggcttaataggagcaacctgggcttaataggagcaacctgggcttaataggagcaacctgggcttaataggagcaacctgggcttaataggagcaacctgggcttaataggagcaaCCTGTGCTTAATAGGAGCAACCTGTGCTTAATAGGAGCAACCTGTGCTTAATAGGACCAAcctgggcttaataggagcaacctgggcttaataggagcaaCCTGTGCTTAATAGGAGCAAcctgggcttaataggagcaacctgggcttaataggagcaacctgggcttaataggagcaaCCTGGGCTTAATAAGAGCAAcctgggcttaataggagcatactgggcttaataggagcatactgggcttaataggagcaacctgggcttaataggagcatactgggcttaataggagcatactgggcttaataggagcaacctgggcttaataggagcaaCCTGGGCTTAATTAGAACGGCAATGATTTATTTATTGTCATTTACATTCTGTATAGAGGCTTTTTGTGCACCTGTACCCTTAATAGGAGCAACCTGGGCTTAATTAGAACGGCAATGATTTATGGTATAAATAAATACCAAATAGCTAAATGTACTTCAAATATTTGGAAACCATTGGTCTGGGGTATAAATATACACGATATATTACAACATTATTCAAAGTTAGTATTGATCGTATTgaacaatatttatttattttgatttccaTTTTGTATAGCTTTTGTGCTACTgtacttcaggacaagtctctgaatgtccttgagtggcccagccagagcccagacttgagcccgatctaacatctctgaaaagacctgaaaataactgtgcagcaacgctcccccatccaacctgacagagcttgagaggatctgcagagaagaatgggagaaactccccaaatacaggtgtgccaagcttgtagcgtcatacccaagaagactggaggctgtaatcgctgccaaaaggtgcttcaacaaagtacggagtaaaaggtctgaatacttctgtaaatgtgatatttcctgttttttttcaaatacatttactacaaataaatataaaacagtttttgctttgtcatcattgggtattgtgtgtaaaaatacaaatatttaagcAATTTTATAACAAGGCTGTAAGAGTTAGTTGAAGTAAGTTCATTGAGCATTTATCAGTTATATTCTCCAATAAGCAATAGCTAGGCCTATATATTATTAATTAAAAAAGTCAAAAAATGCATGTACCAATGGCAGATTGCCCTTGAACAATGTCTACAGTCCTGAATAACCTATTGAAGTATAGCACTtcagtagaacacctatttaaaACAACATATTACTTCACGAGTGCAAAGTTTGTGTCCCTGTTTTTAATACAATACTCACGGGTGCTAATCCGATCTtcagtctcctcttcctctccttcctcctcttctttcactcccaaaatgtcttcctcctcttttactgagatagcctcctcttcctctttcactctaAACGGTTCTTTCTCTAATTTCATTACAATATCCTCTTCTTTCAATGTGATAGcctcttcctcccttttcatTATCGAagcttctacctcctcctcttccactgtgacagcctttatcccctcctcttcttccaccttcACTCCAATGGGTTCTTTctgttctttcactgtaacataaTCCTCCTCTTTTAATATAAGAGcctcctcttccactccaaaaggtgctttctcttctttcactacaACATCTTCATCTTTCAATGCGATGCTGATagactcctcttcctcctttttaatTCTGAAAGCGTCTTCCTCTACTTTCAATGAGatatcttcctcttcttcttttaTGACAACGTTCAGGCCTAGAGATTCTTTATCCGTCCAACATATCGCCTCTTCTTTAGCTGGGGGCGAGTAGCTTAAAGAGCTCATGGTTGtggatgctagctagctagttagcattagcgactagccgAGTGCTAGGCTCAGAACAAGTGTGCAAATGTAACAAGTACATTACGTTAAAGTTAACCAGTAGATACCTCAACAGAACTGTTTTTAAAACAACGAGATTAATATTCACAAAAGTGGTCTAAAGAGCTTCAATGTTTCGGTTgcatgttggctagcaagctaccgaggtgttTTAAACAGTAGCTGTGTTGTGGTTCTTGAGCGTCttgtccactagattatacgtcacgcaagaagcatcacctgaaagaTTCACGTCGCCATCTGCTGCCTGGAGTTTAATTAAGCAATTTGGCAGCGATTatggctgtgagtctttctggaaaAATCTCTAAGAGCTCGttgtccatttttttttttacattcttcaagctctgtcaaattggttgttaatcattgctaATGAACCATTTCCAGGccttgccatagatgttcaagtagatttaagtcaaaactgtaatcgGTCAATCAGGAACACTCACTGTCTTCTTAGTAAGCAaccccagtgtagatttggccttgtgttttaggttgttgtcctgttgatatgtgaattaatctcccagtgtctggtggaaagcagactgaaccaggttttcctctaggattttgcctgtgtttagctccataCAGTTCatttttttattctgaaaaactctccagtccttaacgcttacaagcatacccataacatgatgcagccaccactatgattgaaaatatggagagtggtactcagatTTACCtcgaacataacactttgtattcaggacaaaaagtgaattgctttgccacatgttttgcagtattactttagtggcttgttgcaaataggatgtgtgttttggaatatttataaatatttaaaatatttgtattctgtacagacttccttcttttcactctgccaaTTAGGTGAGTATTGTAGAGCAACTACAATgtcgttgatccatcctcagttctcctatcacagctataAAACAGATACaaagttttaaagtcaccattggcctcatggtgaaatccctgagcagtttccttcctctccagcaactgagttaggaaggatgcctgtatgttttgtagtgactgggtgtattgatacaccatccaaagtgtaattaataacttcacctcaaagggacattcaatctcagatgtttttttaatttttttccccctctaccaataggtgtccttctttgtgaggtattggtTGAATCTGTGATGTAAATTCACtccttgactgagggaccttacagataattgtatgtgtggggtacggagatgaggtagtcattaaaaaatcatgttaaacactattattgcacacagtgagtccatgcaatttattatgtgacttgttaagcaaatgatTACTCCCGAACTTACatgaca
Protein-coding sequences here:
- the LOC116358944 gene encoding zinc finger protein 239-like, with translation MAKPARPHHCSHCGKSFINLRSLKVHQRVHTGEKPYHCSQCGKSFINLRSLKVHQRVHTGEKPYHCSQCGKSFTQLGNLKMHERIHTGEKPFHCSLCGKSFTQLAALKIHERTHTGEKHFHCTLCGKSFTRIGSLKTHERIHTGEKPFHCSLCGKHFTQLGALKTHERTHTGEKNFHCSQCGKSFTQLGALKKHERTHTRDNHFHCSLCGKTFTQLGSMKTHERTHTGEKPYRCSQCQNTFSALRVLKSHERTHLVERQRPFQCSQCGKRFIQSSHLKDHMTTHTGEKPFQCSQCGKGFTRLSTLKTHKSTHRRSAFPMLPV